In the genome of Lynx canadensis isolate LIC74 chromosome X, mLynCan4.pri.v2, whole genome shotgun sequence, one region contains:
- the LOC115507832 gene encoding melanoma-associated antigen B18-like translates to MPRGQKSKLRAREKRHQARIEAQRAQDAQATAAEEEQPSTSSFSPSGGNAQSSSAAGQDEEKPSTSQAQPNTGRYHRTPLDDKAILLVQFLLRKYNMREPITKEDMIKHVIKKHKVHFREILRKASELMVLAFGIDLKEVDPTRHHYALISKLQRTNDDRLRGEEIMPQTGLLMTVLCVIFMKGNCATEKDMWEVLNVMGIYADKKHFIYGDPKKLITEVWVQERYLLYRQVSNSNPPCREFLWGPRAYAETSKMKVLEFLAKIHDTVPSAFPSWYEEALQDEEQRAQARFTGLVHTGALATGPSMANFGSFSHLY, encoded by the exons ATGCCTCGGGGGCAAAAGAGTAAGCTTCGTGCCCGTGAGAAACGCCATCAGGCCCGGATCGAGGCTCAGCGTGCCCAGGATGCTCAGGCCACTGCAGCAGAGGAAGAACAGccctccacttcctccttttctccttctggtgGTAATGCCCAGAGCTCCTCAGCTGCTGG CCAAGATGAGGAAAAACCAAGCACCTCTCAGGCACAACCCAACACTGGTCGTTACCATAGAACCCCTCTAGATGACAAGGCGATTCTATTGGTGCAATTCCTGCTGCGCAAGTATAACATGAGGGAGCCCATAACAAAGGAAGACATGATTAAGCATGTCATCAAAAAGCACAAGGTGCATTTCCGTGAGATTCTCAGGAAAGCCTCTGAGCTAATGGTGCTGGCCTTTGGCATTGATCTGAAGGAAGTCGACCCTACCAGGCACCACTATGCCCTTATCAGCAAATTGCAGCGCACCAATGATGACAGGCTGAGGGGTGAGGAAATCATGCCCCAGACCGGCCTCTTGATGACCGTCCTCTGTGTGATCTTCATGAAGGGCAACTGTGCCACTGAAAAGGATATGTGGGAAGTGCTTAATGTGATGGGGATATATGCTGATAAGAAACACTTCATCTATGGGGATCCCAAGAAGCTCATCACTGAAGTTTGGGTGCAGGAAAGGTACCTCCTGTACCGCCAGGTGTCCAACAGCAATCCTCCATGCCGTGAGTTCCTGTGGGGTCCAAGAGCCTATGCCGAGACCAGCAAGATGAAAGTCCTTGAATTCTTGGCCAAGATCCATGATACCGTCCCCAGTGCCTTCCCATCCTGGTATGAAGAGGCTTTGCAAGATGAGGAACAGCGAGCCCAAGCCAGATTTACAGGTCTGGTTCATACTGGTGCCCTGGCCACTGGGCCTTCCATGGCCAATTTTGGCAGCTTCTCCCACCTGTATTGA